AAATAATGATTATGAGAAATTGTGTTATAAACATGATTTGAAATTCTGAATTTTATATTATGATACGTTCGTGGAGCATACGGGTCTATGATACAGTCACTGATCATCACACAAAAGCTTGAATGATAAGTCCTGTTGTAACGTCAATGTTCCACCAGGTGTCGCCAAACCATCACAAATGTACACAAACGCTACCTCTTCTGAACACGTTTCTGaccataatatatttatttacagcaATTTTAATATcaacttatttttttctctcgcGTTAAATACTTGAAAATGATCGTTTATAGAgctgtttaaaacaaaacaaacaaaaaataacaataatttctGTACATGAGTGGTCGCGTAACTGTGACGTCATTACTAATGGCCGTTGTTGTCGTGCGTTTCTGAAATGCTCAAGCGGCGTTTATGGGTTTTTAGTTCATCTATTTCTTATTTGGACCTTTTcaacacaagaaaacacaatGTAATAACAATTTACACATAATTTAAAAGCTATGCATGAAAAGTCTAagtgattattttgtgtttattatttataagtCCAGGCTGATCTGGTTCactattttcttattttcttccAGGGCTGATTACTGGAAGTCTCAACCCAGGAAATTCTGTCAGTATTGTAAGTGCTGGATCGCGGACAATAAACCCGTGAGTACTAAACAATCAATTATAACTTCTACAAAATGATCAGCAGTCTACGAGATACTAACCTCTTGGTCCACAGAGTATCGATTTCCACGAAAGAGGGAAGAACCACAAAGAAAATGTTGCAGCAAAAATTTCAGAGGTATTGAACATTTTGCCAATTacctatttatttaaaattatttatttaaaattatttattttaagtctgTTCTGTTTTGATGACCATGTCTGCAGAGGCGGTAgtgtagccaaaaattgtactcaagtaagactaacattacttcaaaataatattactctggtagaagtacaaagtagtggtccaagaaatcactcaagtaagagtaatttaaagagtaactgcTGGGACATAACATccgatttataatttgaaggtcaaaactttaaataatgcacaaaatctgacattttcaaaggattgacacaaaaattagaaaaacatatctgaaggaagaaagaaacacacaagaaacacaaatgtccaaatcatttcatcatcatcatcatttaaaattaaactgaatttACTGGGCCAAAAAGTATGTATCAAGTATCTTTTTCTTAGGGTAGGTTTATTGGATATCGCGATATCAGTGATATTAGCGGATTTCCCCAGATGTTGATACCAATATGTTTTCTGCACTGCTccagtctgtgtgtttgtgtgtcattcccagtttgtcctcagtgtgtcagatttgtctttttgagcaGACTAAATCAGTGAAAAGTTATattccagataaatacattttgttatgacTTTTTACAAAAGCAGTGCATTCATTTGTAAACTTCACTTAAAATTTGGTGTGtactatagattttaaaagctttttttttaaaagctttttttaaaaCGCAAAATCTGTTAATATCAACTTTCAACTACAACAGCAAGACAAAATATCACATATCGGTATCTTAAACTTTGCATTGTAATTATATGACAATTTCAgttaattaacttttttcttcAGATTCTATATCAAGTTGATTTGCTCTAATTCCTGAGTTGAAGTTTCctgttataggtgacattttgagtacttttcaccattcaaaagatatattacattgttttaaattaagtgttaattgctatgtcaacagtcctaattttttcATGATTCTAAACCCCATGGatgaagagtgttttttattgtatttttttagctATTTCTATGTCCAAATATTGTCCGTTGTGGATTCaaaagtttgtaaaaaaatgtatgtatgtaaatgtaaatgtaaactttaatgtgttttttttcttttgcagattaagaAGAAGAGCATACAGAAAGCCAAGCAGGATGAGAAGGCGTCTAAACAGTTCGCTGCCATGGAGGAGGCTGCGATGAAAGCTTATGAGAAGGATCTGAAACGCATGGAGAGGGAGGCAGgtctgtgtgtatttttcttttgtttttctgatattttttaGGGTTGGAGTACTTCAGTTGTTCTGTTCATTAACTGGTTGATGGAATCTTAGTTGAAGAATATCTGTATTAAtctgcattttattttcattataagGATTTAATTAAGACAACAGCAGTTctttttaataaaagaaacaagttgaAGAGTTGGAGaacaatgtaacaaagtaactacagagaaaggggagagtggCGGTGAACACaggagttgatcggcaatatggcatcttgaaaataagtgattaaagattgctcaaatatgcccaaatcactccaaatacaacttgagaagggaaacaactataccatggttaaaatctctgaaaagtcaattttgcaaaatGTATCTGCTTTAAGATAACTAGGATGTGTAGTTAACGCCACCCTTCAGTTATAAGGCAGTGACTCACAAGTTTTCAGCAGAACTGGATGagaaataaaacttttgtccagctgatagaattcatttttcttttgcaatggaaCCAACCTGGGCAGCTGTGGGACAACATTGCGACATTTTTGTTCATTCctaatatttcacttttctttctTGCAGCATTTGGCCCAGATACTGAAACGACATCCGAAACTTCAACATACCAACCTGTGCCAACGGTACAGGCTCCTAAACAGCCCCAGGCCCAGGGGCAAGAGCCCAAGCAGAAGAAGCCCCAGAAGAAAGGTGGACATCCCAGGCCTCCAGCCCAGCCAAGGCCCCACCCAGGAGCTGCACTGTGGGTGGAAGGGAAGACCAGCGAGGGGTATACGTACTACTACAACACAGTCACTGGTGGTAAGTGAGTACTTCtatttaacatttgaaagctcATTTGAACACTCCGGATATGTTTTAGTCACTCGTTGTCATTAATAGAGTCTCGGTGGGACAAACCAGAAGATATTCCAGGAGTAGCGTCTAATAGTGCAAAGCCTAGGAGCACAAAGGTATGTCAGATTTTCTAGTTCTAGTATAAACAGGGCTAATGATGCTATacactatattttatattttaaggctTTTTAATTACTCAGTATTCTAAATAATGCATTTGTCCTGACGTTTGTAAAGAgaacatatgacaggtttttgtgtttttcaattctgacttggtttggtgggatagtacctgtggtcaatacgtatcatagttttacatcagttaagtggcagtttgtggaaaaagaggtgaaaagaaaagtacaaaaatacaggaagtagtgctctaaaacagaatacctctacctCAACACCAAAAAagccatccaaaatgcagacaaTTTATGCGGAAGGAACACATGTTGGCACGCTTGACCTGTAAGTGTACccctttatggagacaagcaggtggtggaccctcaacCGGAAAAGCTACATGTGTaccttttaaatgaaataacataaaataaatatatgaacttttttaaaataactgaaTACCTGGTGAAACCAAATGGAAGTTTTATTAATACCAATTGTAAAGGGCCCGTATTGCGCtgttcctgatctatgttataatgttgtttcctcatcacaaacagacctggagttgtgttttgtttcattcacacatgtttaacacacaaactctgcatatttaggctgagttctctgttccaccctgtgatgtcatgtagtaatacaggaagtgctccactgtgtttttaaactccaaacaccttcacctccataatttggatgatttcagcctcggaatttcccatctctactgaactaaaggtaaaaggtagctgttaactagaaaaaaaatacagtagacagactaatattgcagcattgttcaaacatgtgaatgaaataaaacacaacttcaggtatgtttttgaggagttaacaacattctaacatggcttaatgctcacaagagtcaattttgtgtaatataggaccattaatATGATTTCAATCCATTTTAAACTCTACAGAAACCTTGATAAAAtaattcttactttttttttggtttggacTAATCCTTACTTTTCTCCATTAGACTCCTACAGCAGCAGTTTGGACAGAATCTGTGACCCCAGAAGGTTATAAATATTACTACAACATTGCAACAGGAGGTACAGTAGCCTTCACTTGTACTTGGCATCTGaaactttgtattttattttcataaaataaatacagaagtttataatttttaatgaaataCAGTAGAAGCATTACCATTATATTATGTTAAATCAAGATGTATATTTAGAaagcagtattttttttcaggtactttttattgtttgaagtTTCCATATAGTCTCCATATTCATTCCACAACTTTGCTCCATGGTGGGAGAtgacatgtatgtctatggtggaatgttcagctgcCACcctggtgacacaatgcatacatagcaaacactgtcaaacaaTGTTGTAtatcatctgaaaactcaagaaaacaacacattttcagaagcatgtgatcaatacaagtttTCATgttcctgtttaggtgtttgatttttaacaaaaaagtgAGGGGGACTAAattaaaaactgttggctaatgctagctagattgtgtctgtaattttatgtggaaGCCACTTGCTTAACAGCTCAGATCAGCTCacttgttgtagttccaactaagtcagctcagacagagcagtgctcacagttagcatcacacccccagggaatgttgacagcagctgcaaagtatcaattataaGAGTGAACATGGCATTTTTATAACAAAGTAGTTACAAAACATCAGAGCACATATTCTAATTTCTTCAACTCTCTATTCAGAATCCAGTTGGGAAAGGCCTGCAAACTGTAGCATCATTGAGCCGCCCGGGACCAGTGAAACGCAAGAGGGTCTGGAGGAGTCCCCAAACCCAGCACAAAGTCCAGAGGAGGCGGTaggagaggaggtgaaggcGGAGGACACATCTACAGAGGGTGATGCTAAAGAGTCTACTGTACCCAAAATACAATTCAGGGTATGCAGTTATTAGTTAATAGTGATGTTGactgaaaacatttaaagtgcatttttacatttttagtgattagtttttacatcagttaagttaAAGTTTGTGAAGAGAAGTTGAAAAAATGGTGAAAGgaatctgaaacacacagattACAATTTAGACTCTACGGTTTAGCCTCTAGGGTTTATTCTGGGTTAGtactagtttagccctggtttagtccttgtttaattctgctttagacctggtttagtcctagtttaatggGTTAGTATTAGTTCAGCCCTGTTCTAGGGAATACCAAGATGAACAAAGTGGTTTCATTTATGTAGAATGCTAAAAGTTGCACAATAAATGAGTGAGGTGCATTGTACTTCCAGAAAAGAAAAGCAGAGTCTGATACATCTGACAGTCCGGATGACACTCCTAAAGAcagtgaagaggagcagagacaggaggaagaaagaggaggaggggaggaggagaaactgGAGGAGGAGAAACCGGAGGAGGCCCCCACCGGACGATTCAGACCTCCAAACCCCTATGGCACCTGGGAGCGCATCAAAGTGCAGAAGGACCCTTAGTAAGTGCTCTTAaacacttttctggtagagggtccaccTGCTCGTCTGCATGGAGAATTGCCTCGTTTATAATGGTCCATTTAATGATCAAATTTACGAATTACagtaatatatttaatttttcagTAATATTAAttcatataatataatatcaaaCAACATAGTGCACTTTTGACGTAGCCTACATTTGATCTGAAAACAGCAGTCTAACCTGTCTTACATCCTTGTACCTGTTTTGTTGTAGTGCTACTGTGGACTTGCAGCTGCCTCAGGTCCAGGTGTCAGAAGAAAGCAAGCCTGTAGAAGTCCCTCCTGAGCCAAAGCACAAATTCAAAACGCGTGTGATCACATCTTTAGGAGACAGCGCCAGCAGCGTCCCTGTCACCttcaagaagaagaaaactcaAAACGGAAAATCACGAAGTCTACGGCAGAGAGACGACGAGGACTGAACAGCTCCCATTTGGACATTTGTGGACCATTTCACCAAGACTTTAGTTTGTCTTTGAAACCATGATCTCATACTTTTACATCTTTGACTTTTGGACACAcgaaatgtacattaaaatgttttaaatagttttccCTGTGA
This genomic window from Periophthalmus magnuspinnatus isolate fPerMag1 chromosome 2, fPerMag1.2.pri, whole genome shotgun sequence contains:
- the wbp4 gene encoding WW domain-binding protein 4, encoding MADYWKSQPRKFCQYCKCWIADNKPSIDFHERGKNHKENVAAKISEIKKKSIQKAKQDEKASKQFAAMEEAAMKAYEKDLKRMEREAAFGPDTETTSETSTYQPVPTVQAPKQPQAQGQEPKQKKPQKKGGHPRPPAQPRPHPGAALWVEGKTSEGYTYYYNTVTGESRWDKPEDIPGVASNSAKPRSTKTPTAAVWTESVTPEGYKYYYNIATGESSWERPANCSIIEPPGTSETQEGLEESPNPAQSPEEAVGEEVKAEDTSTEGDAKESTVPKIQFRKRKAESDTSDSPDDTPKDSEEEQRQEEERGGGEEEKLEEEKPEEAPTGRFRPPNPYGTWERIKVQKDPYATVDLQLPQVQVSEESKPVEVPPEPKHKFKTRVITSLGDSASSVPVTFKKKKTQNGKSRSLRQRDDED